GTACATTTGGGAGTCAGTACATCAGAAGAAAAGTGGCAATTCTATTTATAGAATGTCATTGTAGGCCGATTGAAGAATAATCCCAATAATAATGGCTTGAGAATACTTCTATATTGTATTGAATGGAGTAGATAAACAGTACTTACTGGTTTCTTTCCCACAATGAGCTTTTCCACTTTCTGCACCTGCGAGACGTGGTCTTCGTTGGTCTTGAGCTCTCGTTTGCGGATTCTCTCATAGATGCCAACCAGAGTCTCCCGAGGGATATCCTCCCCGTCATCCACACCTGGAACACAGATAAGAAGAGTGAGGAGAGAAAATAATACAACTAGTCCATGTCCTAGGGTGCGTCTTGCACgtagcacattttaaaaatatcggtaaatatattttgttctcAAATAGTGTACCCGtcagttattgtttttttttgtcacctcTTAAATTCTTGATAAAGTCCTCCATCTTCATTTTCCTCTCGGGCTTGACATTGGGgctgtacatgtcagtgttGAGGAGGATGATGGCGAATGCGAGGATGAAGATGGTGTCAGGGTTCCTGAACTGCCGCACCACAGTGGGGTTACAGATGCAGTAGCGCTGGCTGGAGAATATGAGACAGGAGAGCAATATCAACATCTGAAAGTTACAGCCATACTCAGAttacaaaacacatacacattagtGCTCACAGTGAGGAAATACTTTCAACATtgcaagaagaaaacagaagtgGTGACAGAACTGCTTTTCTTTATGTACCAATCATTGTTGAGACAACACATCTGTTAAGAAACCCAGAAGCAAAAATCTAGTTAAGGTCTGCTTAAAATGCTTCTCGTATTATGATCATGAAGCATTATtacatgctgtgtttttatatggATGTGTAAACATCAACCAGTTTTTTCCCTTTGCTATGCGTCATTGTGTTGATCTAACCTGAAGGCTTCGATGAGCCGTTCCACCTTCTGGGCCTCACCCTGAACACGGATGTGGTTCTGAAATTTCCTTAGAGCCTCGTCCAGCTCCATGCTCTGGAAGTCCATTTCATCTACCACACAGCTGGGACGTAATGTGACGGATCAAGACAGAAGAATGAGCACAAAATATACAtcaatacatacaaaacattttcagttcATGGTTAATTCTTGTATATCTTACAGGGCTTAGTCATACTTACTCCAAGACATCTCTGTTAAACTGTTTCTGTCGATTGCCGAGAAATTCCCCAATCATCTGCCTACTCAGCCCCTTCCTCTGCAGCAGGAAGTGAGCAACACCAACTGGTGTGTCAGGGATGAATCCCCTCTCAGTCAGGTACTGGACCCCCTTTTCTGGCTTCCTGAtaaatcacacatttagatgcaagtacatttaaaatctgAAGTGAAGATTCTGCGAAATCTGTAATATTAGTTCTGAGAAAATACATATGGGCAACTTCTACAGTGTGTACAAAAGTATTCTTTAGAAAGGCCTCTTTAAAGCTATATCAGTCTACAAAACATCTGTGATCATGTACAACAGACAAATTCCATTCTCTTCTTCCATGCAAATATATCtcaaaatatctttatattGGATTTTAATACAGCTACGTACAGTTTATAGTGCAACACACAGTGACTGGATTATTTTCCAAGAGGCTTCTCTAACATCACCTCTATTTGCTAGGCCCTTACTCTCTGCAAACACTGGTCAAGCGCCTGCTCCACCAGAGCTGAGTACCTACTTGTTGAAGAGATTCAGACCGATGCGGTAGTGTCTCTTGCGAATAACATCATTACTGAAGATGGGCGAGTCCCAGCTGTTgcgagtctctttgtggtaagTCTGTTTGCTGAGCGTCTGCTCTCGTAGGCTGTCTCGCGACGAGGACTCGGAGCTGCAGTTGATGGTGTCATTAGAGTTAGATGTGCTATTGATGCTGTCGTTGTCTCCGTCGGAGAAGTCAGATTCGGACTTGCTCTGTCTGTTGGCTGAGCCGTTGATGGCTAAGTGGCCTTCCATCTGGCGGTGGCGGTGGCGGAGAGGTGCGTCATCTTCACGGGAGGAAGCTCGTGGTGGGGGTCCATGGGTAATGTGTTTAGGGCTCGCCTGGGATGACGTTACAATGTGGCCGTGCGGTTCATACACAGGCGGCCGTTTGACAGAGCCACGGTCGGACCGGTCACTGAGCTCTGCGGAGCTGTCACTGGGAGGTTCAATGGTCAACAAAGGAAGATGGTCCATTCTAAGACGCTGCTCTTGGCACTCTAGGGAAGGAGTGCTGCGGCAGCTCGTGTCCGTGTCACGACCCTCATCTTTGGGGTCAATAGGCCAGTAGTCCTGGGAGGAGTTGACTGACCGCAACCGCACGTCAGATTCTGTGCTGGAAGGCTGGTCCCCTGACCTCGACCGAGCAATTGatggggacatgtcctcctcaTCGATAAATAGAGTCACATCGCTGTAGGATGCCAACGTTTCATCATGCATTCGTCCAGCTGGCCTGCGGTGGGGCTTCACCTGATAGGGAACTTCCCTCTCCATGTTAGTGCGGCCCATGGCCTCTTGGTCAGGACCCTCATCCCCCTGAAGGCTGCGACAGTTCAGTGCATCATCTATCGACTCAGCCAGAGATTTGACCTGTCTGGAAAAGGCGTCCTCCAGCTCCGTGATGGCATCCGTCAGGTCACCCTGCGGGGCCGGGTGAGAAGCCATGTTGGCCTGCTGGTGTACGTCTATATCTCCACATTCAGACTGCACCATGGACAGCGGGGTGCCATCCTCCGTCATGGACACCTGCCTCCCTTCAAAGTAAGAGCTGTGCACTTTCTCAGGGCCCTCAAATGACAGCTGCATCCTCATGTTGGAGAGAACAATGCGCCTGGACATGCGGTTCTCAGACATAGAGCTCCTGAGACGTTCAAAGTTCTTGTTCATCTGATACTGGCGGAAGGCTGTCTGGATGGTGCGGGCTGCATGCCGAGTTATGAATCGTCCTCCATATTTACGCTCCAGCATCTCCACCTAGAGAAAGGTAGGCAATAAACTTAGTTTTCTTAGCTGTACATGGTTATAAAGTCATGCTCCTGGAGGTCACTGATAATGTGATTCTTCCAGTTGTCACTGCCTCTGTGACAATCTACCAATAGCTTTTTTTACACCAAGAGAAATTGCTCATTACACTTTCAATCTCACTTGTGAAGAAACTTTGACCAACTCTCAAGCAAAATTATTCAGCTAAGCAACTTGGGAATACCTGTTTGTCCTGGAGGTCAGCGGAGAGCTCATAGCTCTCAGAGAGTGAGCGGGACCGCTTGATGGCCTCCTCCTCAGCCTGCTTACGGAGGATGGACTGCGAGTGCTGGAGCTTGGCTCGACGGGGTCTTTGAGGACCAGGCTGGACGCCGTGGCTGTAAAGCGGGCTGTCAAATCTGTCAGGGCTTATGGCTGAGCCGTGAGTCACCGGGCCCTGGCCATAGCTGGCTCCACCATCCAGGGAAGAGCCACTCTCATTGGGCCGTCCATCCCCTTCCACACTGCAATAAGAGAGCAAAGGCATGGTTAGAGATTTCATCCTCTTGCTACAAAAGACAATGAGAATTCATCTTTTGAGTCAGAATTTGATAGAAGTATTATCAGGTTAGTCGCAGCTGTCTTCCTGATCCATCTTATTAAATGACGTATAACTTCAGGGCTTTATGGCTTaagctttaataaaagaaagttttaaaatgagtaCTCCAGTCTCTGTTATagaatatacaaacacatatggCATTACAGAAGTGAACTGAAGAGTGTGTGCAAATGAGTGCTGATTCTACAACTTTATGATATACAGTGAAACCCACATTTAACCCTAACCTGCCTAATGCTGGTTGCATATCGGGTATAATTGCTTTTGAGAGCCTGCCATAGATTTGGCTGTGCTACAATCACAAAATTCAAATGCCACGTAAACACTCTCCAAATACTAAACGCATTCAGTTATCCATTGTCCTTGTGGGATTACCTGCCAACACAAAtaatatgaaaaaaacaacaaggagGATACTCACTCACTCTTACATTCTGCTGAATTACAAGAGGGCGGCCTATTGCGAAAAGACCGTCTATTTTCTATAAATTGCCAACTCTTCCTCCATATCTTGTCCACCATTCTTTCAGTCAAGTGAAGTCCAGAGTACGCAGGCTCCTCCAGGAAACTAAAGTTTATGCCACCTTAAGAGCCAATCAGTGACCAACAAGAGTTACATCATGTTTGCCGGAGCGACGACACACTGTTCCAATACGTGTTACAAAGTCCAGTTTACAGTAGAATGACAGAGCAAATACAACTTTAGCAGTCCCTTAGACAAAGTGGGTGTATGTGGAGCCCATCTGCTCAGTAACTAACATTACAGTAACTTacatttcttctcctctgttGTACAGTACATTCAGTGTTTGCTGGCAGCCTAATGTGTTTGAACTGTGACTGGACACACCCATACTGTGTACACAATCCACTTCCTTCATTAGACAGCCTGAAATCAACATTCAGCAACAGCAGCTTGCCAACCGACATCAAccaaaaagggaaaatgtggaACTGAATATGGTCAAAAGTTCAAATAGCAGATGTATTTGTAAATACTTTTTGTGACTACATTACTAAAGCTTTACTTTAAACTAGAAACAGATTTTCTGATTTGTAACCCTACTCAGCACAGCACGCCAACAAAATGTTTGCAAAAGAAGGTCATGATCATGGTTCACAATAGCCTATGATTActtaaagcaaataaataaattctggCTCAGGCATGTTGTCTCAGTCGGCaacaatgtatatttataatctAATAAATTTGAATCTAATTCACAACCGACAACGTCCCTTTCTGCCAGCTCATCCTTGTCTAACAGAGAAAGTGTAATATAAGGTAAATATAAATCCAAAGCGTACTTTAAGTGATTACAACTCCTACAATTGAGCCACTAAAACCCCTTTTCCAAAGAAGGcacttctgcttttctctctttttttagtgtgaaacattaaaacacaaactacCACCAATTATTTTTAAGTCAGAATTCAGAAAATATTTAGTCCGATTCAGTCTAAACAGCTAATATTGTGTCTGGATGCAACTGGAAATATTATCATGACCTTAAGTAGGACAAGAGTTCACTTCCACCTAATGGTGCAGCAGAGTGAATTCTGTGAATTAAGTGGCCTCCTTCCCTTCTGATCCATTTAGGGTCAGCCAAGGCCACAGTTACACAGTAAAACTTCACAGTAAGTAAATGCTAACTGACTCCCTTGTGTCAATAGGTGCACACAATGAAGTGTGGGCCAGAACACATCAACAGGGCCAAACAGAGATCGCCTTTATATTGATGGCCCAACATAAAACCTTGCACtgcacagagaaaataaacagactTTATTGCATAATCGCCAATGGGACGAATCTCCCCAACCATCTGTCGTGGCAAACTGTGACGCTGCAATCCCTGGAGTTAAAAGTCACACCTTGCGAGCTGTCACAGCACCAGAGTACAGCTGGTGATCATTTCTGGTTTCATTAGAAGTTTGATTACTGACCTGGATAAAGTGATGATGAAAGGAAGCTTTTGGGTACAGCAGAACATTCATATTAATATGAAGGAAGCCTGTATGACTTAAGAGGATTGGACAAGTAACAAATGATTGTATTTCAGCTTAAAGGAGAAAATCTATGGAACCAAGAGAGTTATTGAAAATGTGTAGCACACtttgcaaatataaaacaaattttTCACGTAGCGCCACCGTCAGGTCAATTTGtacaatatttagttttatggtaactgcaaaactaatgacattcacatcagctgtactttggttttagtgctaattagcaaatattagcatgctaacatactaaaataagatgtaaacattatactggcttaacatcagcatgttagcatcgtcattgtgagtatgttagctgttagccgttagctccAAGCACTGCTGTGTCCTCAGTgaactgctagcatggctgtaggcTCTTAGCTTCATTATGCtatgttttgttgtattgttttctgCTGTACTCTTTTGTTGGGGGTAATTGCCTTTCTATTGTTTTGCCTAATTGTGTAATTATTTACGAACACAAGTTTCTATTTATGTAATATGACAATGCAACTGTGAGtcataaaaagacaataaactATAATCTGCTTTTTAAGAGCTACTACAGTGCTCATCTGGGGTttgctctctcactctgtcaccTCTAAAAACATTCAAGGCACAAAGTCAAAACTATAGCTTTAGTTCTGGCTttgccttttttccccccccccaaagggAGCTGGAGCGGGAGCCAGCATCTTTCCATTTTGTTCTTTCTGCCCCACTTTCTACCGTCCAAGCATCCCGACTGTGTGTGATTGTTCTACTGAGGTCATTGAATACTCCGCAGAGTGAGGTCAGCTGCTCGTGATGGCGGgaaaaagggaagagagagcagCATTTTAAGAGCTCATGTTTAAAACTATAATGGATGTtgaagggaaaaaaagggactgaacaaaagcagagcaGGAAGTGGCATGACGTTTTtccagaggagagacagaagtgACTCCACATGGTTCCGACATATTGTGGTTTATATTAACATGTTGTATCCATAATGTATGAGGATTGTATAATTAGTGTTGAGAGGTTGAAGGATGAAGTGATGATGTTTCTGCCAGGACTACTTCCTGATAGTGACTGTAACCTCATTGAAATATGATCTCACGACATAAGAAACAACTGCTCAACAGTGTCTGTCGCTCAGTCTGGCTCTTTATCCACCAGGAGCCCCCGTTACTTCTGATGTAGGCATGGAtaagcatgtcagctcagctggCAGTGATTTTCAGCCATGGGATACAGGGATTTTGTGGGTGGtttgaggaggggggggggggtcgaccatctctctcctcctttcctctcaaCACTTCCTGAACAAACAGGCTTAGGCCCCTGCCCAGGCCTCAGCCCGTTCCATCAGTCGGACCTGAGGGAGAAACATTCCTCCATCCCGGAAAAGAGGAGTCACATCTACAGGAGTTCTGGGAATAGAAGAAGGCTAATGAAGTGCAGGCTGGAGCTACAGCGGAAGAGAGAGCGGCAGTGTGGAACTAACATAACTCCTAAACCAAGTCgcagaggagacggagaagtCTACAAACCGCTTTGTGCCTGCATGCTTTTCCAATCAACTTCTAACTTGTGTTGTGAGATGCTCTCTGCGGTATAAGAAAGCATAGTTGAATTGTGAACTTAAAAGCCATTGAAATGAGCAATATCCTAGATATAACAGTAATCTGAGTACCcagattattatataattatatatatattggccACATATACCAATAACAGGGTTTCTTAAAGAGTGTCGCTAAAGAAAGACCTACAATAGGTTAAATGACCTCATTTCGGCCTATATTAGAAAGTAATGTTGCTGGATgaacacattatatcttgtgttggcaatattacatttcaataCCAACATAGTTGCTAAGGAAGTCTAATCTTaccattttcttatttttgtttgcGATGCACAGACTGCAGATGATGATGGAAATCTGATTCCTTCACAATGCCAATGCTGTGTTTATCCGTGTGTGTAAAGGTACGGTGAAGTAACCCTTTCAAATCAAATTAGACACTCTTCCACAACCTGTGCCACGGACACAACAAAAGCAGatgttttcctccctctctcatcgTAGCAACTCAGAGAGCTCATAAATACAGATGCACGCAGCAGACCTCACAACACAGATGTGAGGAAATGGATTTTGCAGGTAAAAAGGTTAGGAGACCACACAGTAACACGTTGATGAAGTCCAGCATTAAAGTATAAACCTGCCAGTAAACACTCAGGTATGTCAGTCATTTCAGCACCAATAACCATACTAATGGATGATTTTGTAACGGCTATAACTAGACAACGAGGAGCAGGTTGGGGATTTATAGTACAACACAGCTGCAAACTTGAGAGCTGCACTGGCCAGCAGACTGACAGTTTCACTCTTGAGAGTTTGCAGCAGACGGTATACAGTGGACTGGAGCCTCGTAAGACGCGTGGCTGATAACTACTGTAACTTCGGTTTGAGAGCTTTAGGTCCTTGGCTCTACGAATTAACTGTCACCTGGCGTCTAACCCGACCAGAAAGCAACAGTCTTGACTGTACTGGAATGCATCAGGTACAGTTGACTACAGAATGGCTTCAATCTGCATGTAAAACGTGTAACCTTTCCTCCGACTATTACACTTCAAATAGCAAATTAATGTCGCAGCACAAAGGTATTATTAAGCTGTTTTAGTTCTCCTTGAGAACTCTAATCACAGCGTATTGAGAATAATTAGCAGTCATAACATAAACACTAGATTTACACGACATGAAGCCTGCTGATTATTGATTGGTGTGATGTTTCAAGATGACTTggaataaaagctttatttgcACAGCACAGATGCAGCAAATTAAAACAACATACTCCGCTGCACGTGTGATTTAGTGTTTTGCCATCCACGTCCTCGATGGTTAAAGCAATCAGAAATCATTATTACCCCCGCGTTAACTGCCGGGCCTCATTCTGTCTGAATCAAGgcgtccctcctcctccctcctgtcaAGACTCATACGacgacagcaacaacaacaacaacagtgcgACTCTCATTATCTTGCCgtaatgaataattaaactATCACTACACTCAGCACCTGCCCTTGAAGAACCAGCTATGAAAAAGCACATAGACACAGCCAGTAAGCGGGAGGGCCACGACACACCACAGGAATGTCCTTCAGTCGAGCAGGGGGggtccggggggggggggggggtttgatcCAACTCACAGATGGATTCTGTACAGTAAGACTAAACACACCACAACAGCACACTCATACGGTGACATGATCTGTTTTCCACTGTGAGGGAGTCAAAATTGAAATGGCAGACCCCTCTTTAAAATTCATGATCTTCGTGACTTAGCTGGAAGCGTCACGTTACTCCTGTCATCTTCTCATCG
This window of the Cottoperca gobio chromosome 7, fCotGob3.1, whole genome shotgun sequence genome carries:
- the iqsec1a gene encoding IQ motif and Sec7 domain ArfGEF 1a isoform X4; amino-acid sequence: MDKPSVWRAVVSSTDPRRTRDPGSQSSRPGSAMGYRLYDIVEGDGRPNESGSSLDGGASYGQGPVTHGSAISPDRFDSPLYSHGVQPGPQRPRRAKLQHSQSILRKQAEEEAIKRSRSLSESYELSADLQDKQVEMLERKYGGRFITRHAARTIQTAFRQYQMNKNFERLRSSMSENRMSRRIVLSNMRMQLSFEGPEKVHSSYFEGRQVSMTEDGTPLSMVQSECGDIDVHQQANMASHPAPQGDLTDAITELEDAFSRQVKSLAESIDDALNCRSLQGDEGPDQEAMGRTNMEREVPYQVKPHRRPAGRMHDETLASYSDVTLFIDEEDMSPSIARSRSGDQPSSTESDVRLRSVNSSQDYWPIDPKDEGRDTDTSCRSTPSLECQEQRLRMDHLPLLTIEPPSDSSAELSDRSDRGSVKRPPVYEPHGHIVTSSQASPKHITHGPPPRASSREDDAPLRHRHRQMEGHLAINGSANRQSKSESDFSDGDNDSINSTSNSNDTINCSSESSSRDSLREQTLSKQTYHKETRNSWDSPIFSNDVIRKRHYRIGLNLFNKKPEKGVQYLTERGFIPDTPVGVAHFLLQRKGLSRQMIGEFLGNRQKQFNRDVLDCVVDEMDFQSMELDEALRKFQNHIRVQGEAQKVERLIEAFSQRYCICNPTVVRQFRNPDTIFILAFAIILLNTDMYSPNVKPERKMKMEDFIKNLRGVDDGEDIPRETLVGIYERIRKRELKTNEDHVSQVQKVEKLIVGKKPIGSLHHGLGCVLSLPHRRLVCYCRLFEVPDPNKLQKLGLHQREIFLFNDLLVVTKIFQKKKNSVTYSFRQSFSLYGMQVMLFENQYYPNGIRLTSAIPGADIKVLINFNAPNPQDRKKFTDDLRESIAEVQEMEKYRIESELEKQKGVVRPSMSQSSGLKKEAGNGNMNRASLDDTYAMGEGLKRSALSSSLRDLSDAGKRGRRSSAGSLDSNMEGSIISSPHTRRRATTPHEGAPRGHPTIPNSASTSILGSLFGSKRGKPSSQSHSPNPAPGQPTLISHKPHPTNLHHTAQVAHTVQLHGHHSQYCQVPQNPPPYHHHHHYHPPPHTQYHQHPGYASHANQHPQSQHSHYSQHSHHASHTQHAPLHHSQQAGSAPGGPKPKHSGISTVV
- the iqsec1a gene encoding IQ motif and Sec7 domain ArfGEF 1a isoform X8, with the protein product MGSSIENPTRAVEYLKELNKIIETQQELLERQRERIDELEQQVSELCTENGCLKEQYQRHLATCRLLQGSNSLVTLGAIKEHITQEKSECDSSRMVRYVQLVRRHASLPVEVTENPGRVVSTGCRRIVPCRKWKSASFGVEGDGRPNESGSSLDGGASYGQGPVTHGSAISPDRFDSPLYSHGVQPGPQRPRRAKLQHSQSILRKQAEEEAIKRSRSLSESYELSADLQDKQVEMLERKYGGRFITRHAARTIQTAFRQYQMNKNFERLRSSMSENRMSRRIVLSNMRMQLSFEGPEKVHSSYFEGRQVSMTEDGTPLSMVQSECGDIDVHQQANMASHPAPQGDLTDAITELEDAFSRQVKSLAESIDDALNCRSLQGDEGPDQEAMGRTNMEREVPYQVKPHRRPAGRMHDETLASYSDVTLFIDEEDMSPSIARSRSGDQPSSTESDVRLRSVNSSQDYWPIDPKDEGRDTDTSCRSTPSLECQEQRLRMDHLPLLTIEPPSDSSAELSDRSDRGSVKRPPVYEPHGHIVTSSQASPKHITHGPPPRASSREDDAPLRHRHRQMEGHLAINGSANRQSKSESDFSDGDNDSINSTSNSNDTINCSSESSSRDSLREQTLSKQTYHKETRNSWDSPIFSNDVIRKRHYRIGLNLFNKKPEKGVQYLTERGFIPDTPVGVAHFLLQRKGLSRQMIGEFLGNRQKQFNRDVLDCVVDEMDFQSMELDEALRKFQNHIRVQGEAQKVERLIEAFSQRYCICNPTVVRQFRNPDTIFILAFAIILLNTDMYSPNVKPERKMKMEDFIKNLRGVDDGEDIPRETLVGIYERIRKRELKTNEDHVSQVQKVEKLIVGKKPIGSLHHGLGCVLSLPHRRLVCYCRLFEVPDPNKLQKLGLHQREIFLFNDLLVVTKIFQKKKNSVTYSFRQSFSLYGMQVMLFENQYYPNGIRLTSAIPGADIKVLINFNAPNPQDRKKFTDDLRESIAEVQEMEKYRIESELEKQKGVVRPSMSQSSGLKKEAGNGNMNRASLDDTYAMGEGLKRSALSSSLRDLSDAGVHH
- the iqsec1a gene encoding IQ motif and Sec7 domain ArfGEF 1a isoform X2, translated to MGSSIENPTRAVEYLKELNKIIETQQELLERQRERIDELEQQVSELCTENGCLKEQYQRHLATCRLLQGSNSLVTLGAIKEHITQEKSECDSSRMVRRHASLPVEVTENPGRVVSTGCRRIVPCRKWKSASFGVEGDGRPNESGSSLDGGASYGQGPVTHGSAISPDRFDSPLYSHGVQPGPQRPRRAKLQHSQSILRKQAEEEAIKRSRSLSESYELSADLQDKQVEMLERKYGGRFITRHAARTIQTAFRQYQMNKNFERLRSSMSENRMSRRIVLSNMRMQLSFEGPEKVHSSYFEGRQVSMTEDGTPLSMVQSECGDIDVHQQANMASHPAPQGDLTDAITELEDAFSRQVKSLAESIDDALNCRSLQGDEGPDQEAMGRTNMEREVPYQVKPHRRPAGRMHDETLASYSDVTLFIDEEDMSPSIARSRSGDQPSSTESDVRLRSVNSSQDYWPIDPKDEGRDTDTSCRSTPSLECQEQRLRMDHLPLLTIEPPSDSSAELSDRSDRGSVKRPPVYEPHGHIVTSSQASPKHITHGPPPRASSREDDAPLRHRHRQMEGHLAINGSANRQSKSESDFSDGDNDSINSTSNSNDTINCSSESSSRDSLREQTLSKQTYHKETRNSWDSPIFSNDVIRKRHYRIGLNLFNKKPEKGVQYLTERGFIPDTPVGVAHFLLQRKGLSRQMIGEFLGNRQKQFNRDVLDCVVDEMDFQSMELDEALRKFQNHIRVQGEAQKVERLIEAFSQRYCICNPTVVRQFRNPDTIFILAFAIILLNTDMYSPNVKPERKMKMEDFIKNLRGVDDGEDIPRETLVGIYERIRKRELKTNEDHVSQVQKVEKLIVGKKPIGSLHHGLGCVLSLPHRRLVCYCRLFEVPDPNKLQKLGLHQREIFLFNDLLVVTKIFQKKKNSVTYSFRQSFSLYGMQVMLFENQYYPNGIRLTSAIPGADIKVLINFNAPNPQDRKKFTDDLRESIAEVQEMEKYRIESELEKQKGVVRPSMSQSSGLKKEAGNGNMNRASLDDTYAMGEGLKRSALSSSLRDLSDAGKRGRRSSAGSLDSNMEGSIISSPHTRRRATTPHEGAPRGHPTIPNSASTSILGSLFGSKRGKPSSQSHSPNPAPGQPTLISHKPHPTNLHHTAQVAHTVQLHGHHSQYCQVPQNPPPYHHHHHYHPPPHTQYHQHPGYASHANQHPQSQHSHYSQHSHHASHTQHAPLHHSQQAGSAPGGPKPKHSGISTVV
- the iqsec1a gene encoding IQ motif and Sec7 domain ArfGEF 1a isoform X1, producing the protein MGSSIENPTRAVEYLKELNKIIETQQELLERQRERIDELEQQVSELCTENGCLKEQYQRHLATCRLLQGSNSLVTLGAIKEHITQEKSECDSSRMVRYVQLVRRHASLPVEVTENPGRVVSTGCRRIVPCRKWKSASFGVEGDGRPNESGSSLDGGASYGQGPVTHGSAISPDRFDSPLYSHGVQPGPQRPRRAKLQHSQSILRKQAEEEAIKRSRSLSESYELSADLQDKQVEMLERKYGGRFITRHAARTIQTAFRQYQMNKNFERLRSSMSENRMSRRIVLSNMRMQLSFEGPEKVHSSYFEGRQVSMTEDGTPLSMVQSECGDIDVHQQANMASHPAPQGDLTDAITELEDAFSRQVKSLAESIDDALNCRSLQGDEGPDQEAMGRTNMEREVPYQVKPHRRPAGRMHDETLASYSDVTLFIDEEDMSPSIARSRSGDQPSSTESDVRLRSVNSSQDYWPIDPKDEGRDTDTSCRSTPSLECQEQRLRMDHLPLLTIEPPSDSSAELSDRSDRGSVKRPPVYEPHGHIVTSSQASPKHITHGPPPRASSREDDAPLRHRHRQMEGHLAINGSANRQSKSESDFSDGDNDSINSTSNSNDTINCSSESSSRDSLREQTLSKQTYHKETRNSWDSPIFSNDVIRKRHYRIGLNLFNKKPEKGVQYLTERGFIPDTPVGVAHFLLQRKGLSRQMIGEFLGNRQKQFNRDVLDCVVDEMDFQSMELDEALRKFQNHIRVQGEAQKVERLIEAFSQRYCICNPTVVRQFRNPDTIFILAFAIILLNTDMYSPNVKPERKMKMEDFIKNLRGVDDGEDIPRETLVGIYERIRKRELKTNEDHVSQVQKVEKLIVGKKPIGSLHHGLGCVLSLPHRRLVCYCRLFEVPDPNKLQKLGLHQREIFLFNDLLVVTKIFQKKKNSVTYSFRQSFSLYGMQVMLFENQYYPNGIRLTSAIPGADIKVLINFNAPNPQDRKKFTDDLRESIAEVQEMEKYRIESELEKQKGVVRPSMSQSSGLKKEAGNGNMNRASLDDTYAMGEGLKRSALSSSLRDLSDAGKRGRRSSAGSLDSNMEGSIISSPHTRRRATTPHEGAPRGHPTIPNSASTSILGSLFGSKRGKPSSQSHSPNPAPGQPTLISHKPHPTNLHHTAQVAHTVQLHGHHSQYCQVPQNPPPYHHHHHYHPPPHTQYHQHPGYASHANQHPQSQHSHYSQHSHHASHTQHAPLHHSQQAGSAPGGPKPKHSGISTVV
- the iqsec1a gene encoding IQ motif and Sec7 domain ArfGEF 1a isoform X3, whose protein sequence is MGSSIENPTRAVEYLKELNKIIETQQELLERQRERIDELEQQVSELCTENGCLKEQYQRHLATCRLLQGSNSLVTLGAIKEHITQEKSECDSSRMVSVEGDGRPNESGSSLDGGASYGQGPVTHGSAISPDRFDSPLYSHGVQPGPQRPRRAKLQHSQSILRKQAEEEAIKRSRSLSESYELSADLQDKQVEMLERKYGGRFITRHAARTIQTAFRQYQMNKNFERLRSSMSENRMSRRIVLSNMRMQLSFEGPEKVHSSYFEGRQVSMTEDGTPLSMVQSECGDIDVHQQANMASHPAPQGDLTDAITELEDAFSRQVKSLAESIDDALNCRSLQGDEGPDQEAMGRTNMEREVPYQVKPHRRPAGRMHDETLASYSDVTLFIDEEDMSPSIARSRSGDQPSSTESDVRLRSVNSSQDYWPIDPKDEGRDTDTSCRSTPSLECQEQRLRMDHLPLLTIEPPSDSSAELSDRSDRGSVKRPPVYEPHGHIVTSSQASPKHITHGPPPRASSREDDAPLRHRHRQMEGHLAINGSANRQSKSESDFSDGDNDSINSTSNSNDTINCSSESSSRDSLREQTLSKQTYHKETRNSWDSPIFSNDVIRKRHYRIGLNLFNKKPEKGVQYLTERGFIPDTPVGVAHFLLQRKGLSRQMIGEFLGNRQKQFNRDVLDCVVDEMDFQSMELDEALRKFQNHIRVQGEAQKVERLIEAFSQRYCICNPTVVRQFRNPDTIFILAFAIILLNTDMYSPNVKPERKMKMEDFIKNLRGVDDGEDIPRETLVGIYERIRKRELKTNEDHVSQVQKVEKLIVGKKPIGSLHHGLGCVLSLPHRRLVCYCRLFEVPDPNKLQKLGLHQREIFLFNDLLVVTKIFQKKKNSVTYSFRQSFSLYGMQVMLFENQYYPNGIRLTSAIPGADIKVLINFNAPNPQDRKKFTDDLRESIAEVQEMEKYRIESELEKQKGVVRPSMSQSSGLKKEAGNGNMNRASLDDTYAMGEGLKRSALSSSLRDLSDAGKRGRRSSAGSLDSNMEGSIISSPHTRRRATTPHEGAPRGHPTIPNSASTSILGSLFGSKRGKPSSQSHSPNPAPGQPTLISHKPHPTNLHHTAQVAHTVQLHGHHSQYCQVPQNPPPYHHHHHYHPPPHTQYHQHPGYASHANQHPQSQHSHYSQHSHHASHTQHAPLHHSQQAGSAPGGPKPKHSGISTVV